The following are from one region of the Poecilia reticulata strain Guanapo linkage group LG7, Guppy_female_1.0+MT, whole genome shotgun sequence genome:
- the LOC103467809 gene encoding uncharacterized protein LOC103467809 has protein sequence MKRRIFVMVTNLQIEDSDVYWIGIEKMNADIMTSIKVTVTLVPVSKPRLWPLTPLTDDPTCWGKPVTIRCGGAKGTNVFYAWYQNIHHNSFLLLSSSDLSLHCSMLTEDSEYYCSASNSISNAQSDALSVKILLPDNSSCIYVANVPGQPVYDCADRMRTTVTETSPTTTCIETTKIPSDTSEQSLQVNQTAMHAFFSSTWTGVPLWYELLRWGSMTVLIISLCIFISCTKTRHKKHGRRRKKFNMG, from the exons ATGAAAAGACGTATCTTTGTGATGGTAACAAATCTCCAAATTGAGGACTCTGATGTTTATTGGATTGGGATCGAAAAAATGAATGCTGACATAATGACATCAATAAAAGTGACCGTCACTCTCG TTCCAGTGTCTAAGCCCAGACTTTGGCCCCTGACTCCTCTGACAGACGATCCAACATGCTGGGGGAAGCCAGTAACCATCCGCTGTGGTGGTGCAAAGGGAACCAATGTTTTTTATGCCTGGTATCAGAACATTCACCACAACAGTTTCCTGCTCCTCAGCTCTTCAGATCTAAGCTTACACTGCAGCATGTTAACAGAGGACAGCGAGTATTACTGCTCTGCCAGTAACAGCATCAGCAATGCTCAGAGTGATGCCCTTTCAGTGAAGATCCTCTTGCCTGACAACAGCAGCTGCATCTATGTTGCTAATGTTCCCG GGCAGCCTGTTTATGACTGCGCAGACAGAATGAGGACCACTGTGACTGAAACTTCACCAACAACAACCTGCATAGAAACTACAAAAATCCCCTCTGACACCTCAGAGCAGTCTTTACAAGTCAATCAAACTGCCATGCATGCGTTTTTCAGCAG CACATGGACTGGAGTACCACTGTGGTATGAGCTGCTGAGATGGGGTTCTATGACAGTCTTAATCATAAGTCTGTGTATATTTATCAGCTGtacaaaaacaagacacaaGAAACATGGCAGAAGGAGGAAAAAGTTTAATATGGggtga
- the LOC103467960 gene encoding C4b-binding protein alpha chain-like isoform X2: MNVFFLLSSFGLAITSVAPQCSKPTGGSNMHLRDEYIAKSTFEDGASVSFSCAPGYTSAGGSPQITCSAGAWSALQLKCERRNCGAIPEVNKGDIEYKDGTEFGDTAVVTCRSGYMLVGQAVLRCEVQGWTGRVPTCDEVKCVTPAEIVNGKFSPKKDFYGYREVVQYSCDKDLELRGSRDLFCSENGKFSSDAPTCVRVECKDPVIINGFWESGSRPPHKYKATVTFKCKPEYTMIGKPTVTCDIDSKWSPGLPKCTKNENALVGDGNALVGGLTGALVTVPILLIQNYWM; encoded by the exons ATGAATGTCTTCTTTCTGCTGAGTAGTTTTGGCCTCGCCATCACTTCTGTAG ctCCGCAATGTTCCAAACCAACTGGAGGATCAAACATGCATTTGAGGGATGAGTACATTGCAAAGAGCACATTTGAAGATGGGGCCAGTGTCTCTTTTAGCTGTGCTCCCGGCTACACATCTGCTGGAGGGTCTCCACAGATCACATGCTCAGCTGGCGCATGGAGCGCTCTGCAGCTGAAATGCGAGA GGAGGAACTGTGGCGCTATTCCAGAAGTGAATAAAGGTGATATTGAATATAAAGATGGGACTGAGTTTGGTGATACAGCTGTGGTCACTTGCAGATCAGG TTACATGTTAGTTGGGCAAGCGGTACTCAGATGTGAGGTCCAGGGATGGACGGGGAGGGTGCCAACATGTGATG AGGTGAAATGTGTCACTCCAGCTGAAATTGTAAATGGGAAATTCAGTCCAAAGAAGGACTTTTATGGTTATAGAGAAGTTGTGCAGTACTCCTGCGACAAAGACCTTGAACTCCGTGGATCCAGGGActtattttgttctgaaaatgGGAAATTCTCCTCTGATGCCCCAACCTGTGTCc GAGTTGAATGTAAAGACCCTGTGATTATAAATGGATTTTGGGAATCTGGCTCTCGACCACCACACAAATATAAGGCTACAgtgacatttaaatgtaaacctGAATACACAATGATTGGAAAACCTACAGTGACTTGTGACATAGATAGCAAGTGGTCACCTGGTCTTCCAAAATGCACCA AGAACGAGAATGCTCTTGTGGGAGACGGGAATGCTCTTGTGGGAGGACTTACTGGTGCACTAG taacCGTCCCAATCCTGTTGATTCAAAACTACTGGATGTAA
- the LOC103467960 gene encoding C4b-binding protein alpha chain-like isoform X1: protein MGNERAVVFLSLIMNVFFLLSSFGLAITSVAPQCSKPTGGSNMHLRDEYIAKSTFEDGASVSFSCAPGYTSAGGSPQITCSAGAWSALQLKCERRNCGAIPEVNKGDIEYKDGTEFGDTAVVTCRSGYMLVGQAVLRCEVQGWTGRVPTCDEVKCVTPAEIVNGKFSPKKDFYGYREVVQYSCDKDLELRGSRDLFCSENGKFSSDAPTCVRVECKDPVIINGFWESGSRPPHKYKATVTFKCKPEYTMIGKPTVTCDIDSKWSPGLPKCTKNENALVGDGNALVGGLTGALVTVPILLIQNYWM, encoded by the exons ATGGGAAAT GAAAGAGCTGTAGTGTTTCTGAGCCTGATCATGAATGTCTTCTTTCTGCTGAGTAGTTTTGGCCTCGCCATCACTTCTGTAG ctCCGCAATGTTCCAAACCAACTGGAGGATCAAACATGCATTTGAGGGATGAGTACATTGCAAAGAGCACATTTGAAGATGGGGCCAGTGTCTCTTTTAGCTGTGCTCCCGGCTACACATCTGCTGGAGGGTCTCCACAGATCACATGCTCAGCTGGCGCATGGAGCGCTCTGCAGCTGAAATGCGAGA GGAGGAACTGTGGCGCTATTCCAGAAGTGAATAAAGGTGATATTGAATATAAAGATGGGACTGAGTTTGGTGATACAGCTGTGGTCACTTGCAGATCAGG TTACATGTTAGTTGGGCAAGCGGTACTCAGATGTGAGGTCCAGGGATGGACGGGGAGGGTGCCAACATGTGATG AGGTGAAATGTGTCACTCCAGCTGAAATTGTAAATGGGAAATTCAGTCCAAAGAAGGACTTTTATGGTTATAGAGAAGTTGTGCAGTACTCCTGCGACAAAGACCTTGAACTCCGTGGATCCAGGGActtattttgttctgaaaatgGGAAATTCTCCTCTGATGCCCCAACCTGTGTCc GAGTTGAATGTAAAGACCCTGTGATTATAAATGGATTTTGGGAATCTGGCTCTCGACCACCACACAAATATAAGGCTACAgtgacatttaaatgtaaacctGAATACACAATGATTGGAAAACCTACAGTGACTTGTGACATAGATAGCAAGTGGTCACCTGGTCTTCCAAAATGCACCA AGAACGAGAATGCTCTTGTGGGAGACGGGAATGCTCTTGTGGGAGGACTTACTGGTGCACTAG taacCGTCCCAATCCTGTTGATTCAAAACTACTGGATGTAA
- the ptpn22 gene encoding tyrosine-protein phosphatase non-receptor type 22, with product MEQQAWILRSILTQLESQEAADEGAPNCIAGEFARLKNQSTKYRIDKVFSTKTAEKQENIKKNRYKDIVPFDHTRVKLTLTTSKKDSDYINASYIKGVSGSRAYIATQGPLPHTLVDFLRMIWEYNINVIVMSCREFEMGKKKCEVYWPQNQEDTFVCEAFTVHCDSEESKGDYLTRMLRLTYRNCSRTLKQLHYVNWPDHGVPDTIPPILDMLHEMRCYQAHDDIPICIHCRSEALLK from the exons ATGGAGCAGCAGGCCTGGATTCTGAGGAGCATCCTGACCCAGCTGGAGAGTCAGGAGGCTGCGGATGAGGGGGCACCAAATTGTATTGCTGGGGAGTTTGCG aggcTGAAAAACCAGTCAACAAAGTATCGCATTGACAAGGTCTTCTCCACCAagactgcagaaaaacaagaaaacatcaaGAAGAATCGATACAAGGACATTGTTCCCT TTGACCACACCCGAGTAAAGCTCACTCTCACCACATCCAAAAAGGACTCCGACTACATCAATGCAAGTTATATTAAG GGAGTTTCAGGATCCAGGGCGTATATTGCTACTCAGGGTCCGCTTCCACACACACTGGTGGACTTTTTACGGATGATTTGGGAATACAACATAAAT GTTATTGTCATGTCCTGTCGAGAATTTGAAATGGGGAAG aaaaagtgTGAAGTGTACTGGCCACAAAATCAAGAGGATACTTTTGTATGCGAGGCTTTCACAGTTCACTGT GATTCTGAGGAAAGTAAAGGAGACTATCTGACAAGGATGTTAAGGTTGACTTATCGCAAC tGTAGCCGAACTTTGAAACAGCTGCATTACGTCAACTGGCCAGATCACGGCGTTCCAGACACCATCCCACCCATCCTGGACATGCTGCATGAAATGCGCTGTTACCAGGCGCATGACGACATCCCTATATGCATCCACTGCAGGTCAGAAGCTTTACTG AAATAA
- the LOC103467808 gene encoding complement receptor type 1-like isoform X2 — MDITAVFILGSLGFAIIAQAQDCSRPLAGANMDLRNDFITQQTFPDGGKVIFVCNPGYTPAGGSTSITCTAGTWSPVRLQCERKSCGTLGEVSNGQVDYDGNEFGDTATVTCNRGYMLVGKSTFRCEVNGWDGRLPTCDAVQCTTPAPVANGAFYPNKDFYNFGDVARYSCEKGFVLNGPKDIACSDGGEFSPSPPTCVTVECRDPVIENAVFESGSRPPHGHKATVTYSCKPGYIMHGPSTVTCDITNQWLPSLPECKRATPPPVKTTTPTTTTIKPRDESDATSPTWIIILVVICIIGFGFGLFIFFFLKKRRRTRTVKDPAKDDEDVALS, encoded by the exons ATGGATATTACAGCTGTCTTTATACTCGGCAGTCTTGGCTTTGCCATAATTGCTCAAG CACAAGATTGCTCCAGACCTCTTGCAGGAGCCAACATGGATTTGAGGAATGACTTCATTACCCAGCAAACATTTCCAGATGGTggcaaagttatttttgtctgtaatCCCGGCTACACACCTGCTGGAGGATCTACATCTATCACATGCACTGCTGGCACATGGAGTCCTGTGCGGCTGCAATGCGAAA GGAAATCTTGTGGCACTTTGGGTGAGGTGTCTAATGGTCAAGTTGATTATGACGGAAATGAGTTTGGTGATACAGCTACGGTCACTTGTAACCGGGG TTACATGCTGGTTGGGAAGTCGACTTTTAGATGCGAAGTCAACGGATGGGATGGCAGGTTACCAACATGTGACG CGGTGCAGTGTACCACACCAGCACCAGTGGCAAACGGCGCATTTTATCCAAACAAAGATTTCTATAATTTCGGAGACGTTGCGAGGTACTCCTGCGAGAAAGGATTTGTACTTAATGGACCAAAAGACATAGCCTGCTCTGATGGTGGGGAATTCTCCCCTTCTCCTCCAACCTGTGTCA CGGTTGAATGTCGAGATCCTGTAATTGAAAATGCTGTCTTTGAAAGTGGTTCTCGGCCTCCACATGGACACAAGGCTACAGTGACGTACAGCTGTAAACCCGGATACATAATGCATGGCCCGTCTACTGTGACATGCGATATAACTAATCAGTGGTTGCCATCGTTACCAGAATGTAAAA ggGCAACTCCACCTCCTGTCAAAACTACCACTCCCACTACCACCACAATAAAACCTAGAG atgaGAGTGACGCTACCTCTCCAACATGGATTATTATTCTAGTTG TTATCTGCATCATTGGCTTTGGCTTTGGCCTTTTTATATTCTTCTTCCTAAAGAAACG TCGGCGAACCCGTACTGTCAAAGATCCTGCAAAAGATGACGAGGATGTAGCACTCTCG taA
- the LOC103467960 gene encoding membrane cofactor protein-like isoform X3, with translation MHLRDEYIAKSTFEDGASVSFSCAPGYTSAGGSPQITCSAGAWSALQLKCERRNCGAIPEVNKGDIEYKDGTEFGDTAVVTCRSGYMLVGQAVLRCEVQGWTGRVPTCDEVKCVTPAEIVNGKFSPKKDFYGYREVVQYSCDKDLELRGSRDLFCSENGKFSSDAPTCVRVECKDPVIINGFWESGSRPPHKYKATVTFKCKPEYTMIGKPTVTCDIDSKWSPGLPKCTKNENALVGDGNALVGGLTGALVTVPILLIQNYWM, from the exons ATGCATTTGAGGGATGAGTACATTGCAAAGAGCACATTTGAAGATGGGGCCAGTGTCTCTTTTAGCTGTGCTCCCGGCTACACATCTGCTGGAGGGTCTCCACAGATCACATGCTCAGCTGGCGCATGGAGCGCTCTGCAGCTGAAATGCGAGA GGAGGAACTGTGGCGCTATTCCAGAAGTGAATAAAGGTGATATTGAATATAAAGATGGGACTGAGTTTGGTGATACAGCTGTGGTCACTTGCAGATCAGG TTACATGTTAGTTGGGCAAGCGGTACTCAGATGTGAGGTCCAGGGATGGACGGGGAGGGTGCCAACATGTGATG AGGTGAAATGTGTCACTCCAGCTGAAATTGTAAATGGGAAATTCAGTCCAAAGAAGGACTTTTATGGTTATAGAGAAGTTGTGCAGTACTCCTGCGACAAAGACCTTGAACTCCGTGGATCCAGGGActtattttgttctgaaaatgGGAAATTCTCCTCTGATGCCCCAACCTGTGTCc GAGTTGAATGTAAAGACCCTGTGATTATAAATGGATTTTGGGAATCTGGCTCTCGACCACCACACAAATATAAGGCTACAgtgacatttaaatgtaaacctGAATACACAATGATTGGAAAACCTACAGTGACTTGTGACATAGATAGCAAGTGGTCACCTGGTCTTCCAAAATGCACCA AGAACGAGAATGCTCTTGTGGGAGACGGGAATGCTCTTGTGGGAGGACTTACTGGTGCACTAG taacCGTCCCAATCCTGTTGATTCAAAACTACTGGATGTAA
- the LOC103467808 gene encoding complement receptor type 1-like isoform X3, giving the protein MDITAVFILGSLGFAIIAQAQDCSRPLAGANMDLRNDFITQQTFPDGGKVIFVCNPGYTPAGGSTSITCTAGTWSPVRLQCERKSCGTLGEVSNGQVDYDGNEFGDTATVTCNRGYMLVGKSTFRCEVNGWDGRLPTCDAVQCTTPAPVANGAFYPNKDFYNFGDVARYSCEKGFVLNGPKDIACSDGGEFSPSPPTCVTVECRDPVIENAVFESGSRPPHGHKATVTYSCKPGYIMHGPSTVTCDITNQWLPSLPECKRATPPPVKTTTPTTTTIKPRDESDATSPTWIIILVVSVTVLLVQNSFM; this is encoded by the exons ATGGATATTACAGCTGTCTTTATACTCGGCAGTCTTGGCTTTGCCATAATTGCTCAAG CACAAGATTGCTCCAGACCTCTTGCAGGAGCCAACATGGATTTGAGGAATGACTTCATTACCCAGCAAACATTTCCAGATGGTggcaaagttatttttgtctgtaatCCCGGCTACACACCTGCTGGAGGATCTACATCTATCACATGCACTGCTGGCACATGGAGTCCTGTGCGGCTGCAATGCGAAA GGAAATCTTGTGGCACTTTGGGTGAGGTGTCTAATGGTCAAGTTGATTATGACGGAAATGAGTTTGGTGATACAGCTACGGTCACTTGTAACCGGGG TTACATGCTGGTTGGGAAGTCGACTTTTAGATGCGAAGTCAACGGATGGGATGGCAGGTTACCAACATGTGACG CGGTGCAGTGTACCACACCAGCACCAGTGGCAAACGGCGCATTTTATCCAAACAAAGATTTCTATAATTTCGGAGACGTTGCGAGGTACTCCTGCGAGAAAGGATTTGTACTTAATGGACCAAAAGACATAGCCTGCTCTGATGGTGGGGAATTCTCCCCTTCTCCTCCAACCTGTGTCA CGGTTGAATGTCGAGATCCTGTAATTGAAAATGCTGTCTTTGAAAGTGGTTCTCGGCCTCCACATGGACACAAGGCTACAGTGACGTACAGCTGTAAACCCGGATACATAATGCATGGCCCGTCTACTGTGACATGCGATATAACTAATCAGTGGTTGCCATCGTTACCAGAATGTAAAA ggGCAACTCCACCTCCTGTCAAAACTACCACTCCCACTACCACCACAATAAAACCTAGAG atgaGAGTGACGCTACCTCTCCAACATGGATTATTATTCTAGTTG taAGCGTCACTGTTCTGTTGGTCCAAAACTCCTTCATGTGA
- the LOC103467808 gene encoding membrane cofactor protein-like isoform X1: MDITAVFILGSLGFAIIAQAQDCSRPLAGANMDLRNDFITQQTFPDGGKVIFVCNPGYTPAGGSTSITCTAGTWSPVRLQCERKSCGTLGEVSNGQVDYDGNEFGDTATVTCNRGYMLVGKSTFRCEVNGWDGRLPTCDAVQCTTPAPVANGAFYPNKDFYNFGDVARYSCEKGFVLNGPKDIACSDGGEFSPSPPTCVTVECRDPVIENAVFESGSRPPHGHKATVTYSCKPGYIMHGPSTVTCDITNQWLPSLPECKRATPPPVKTTTPTTTTIKPRDESDATSPTWIIILVVICIIGFGFGLFIFFFLKKRSRRTRTVKDPAKDDEDVALS, encoded by the exons ATGGATATTACAGCTGTCTTTATACTCGGCAGTCTTGGCTTTGCCATAATTGCTCAAG CACAAGATTGCTCCAGACCTCTTGCAGGAGCCAACATGGATTTGAGGAATGACTTCATTACCCAGCAAACATTTCCAGATGGTggcaaagttatttttgtctgtaatCCCGGCTACACACCTGCTGGAGGATCTACATCTATCACATGCACTGCTGGCACATGGAGTCCTGTGCGGCTGCAATGCGAAA GGAAATCTTGTGGCACTTTGGGTGAGGTGTCTAATGGTCAAGTTGATTATGACGGAAATGAGTTTGGTGATACAGCTACGGTCACTTGTAACCGGGG TTACATGCTGGTTGGGAAGTCGACTTTTAGATGCGAAGTCAACGGATGGGATGGCAGGTTACCAACATGTGACG CGGTGCAGTGTACCACACCAGCACCAGTGGCAAACGGCGCATTTTATCCAAACAAAGATTTCTATAATTTCGGAGACGTTGCGAGGTACTCCTGCGAGAAAGGATTTGTACTTAATGGACCAAAAGACATAGCCTGCTCTGATGGTGGGGAATTCTCCCCTTCTCCTCCAACCTGTGTCA CGGTTGAATGTCGAGATCCTGTAATTGAAAATGCTGTCTTTGAAAGTGGTTCTCGGCCTCCACATGGACACAAGGCTACAGTGACGTACAGCTGTAAACCCGGATACATAATGCATGGCCCGTCTACTGTGACATGCGATATAACTAATCAGTGGTTGCCATCGTTACCAGAATGTAAAA ggGCAACTCCACCTCCTGTCAAAACTACCACTCCCACTACCACCACAATAAAACCTAGAG atgaGAGTGACGCTACCTCTCCAACATGGATTATTATTCTAGTTG TTATCTGCATCATTGGCTTTGGCTTTGGCCTTTTTATATTCTTCTTCCTAAAGAAACG CAGTCGGCGAACCCGTACTGTCAAAGATCCTGCAAAAGATGACGAGGATGTAGCACTCTCG taA